Proteins co-encoded in one Methanobacterium veterum genomic window:
- a CDS encoding DUF7839 domain-containing protein yields the protein MKVFKNKGELTRFQILAEIAKQQIHLRQKDIAEKLGITIQAVSENIKSLTDDGFVEIREGTARYHITKKGIEKLKKEAVDLRKYADEVVETMNTYKSIWPAIAKEELKSGQNVWLKMENGILYATNEKTSASAEVLKDALKGEDVALSRLNGIIELKNGTVTVIKLPTIIQGGSRASDIPKIQKIHQKGFDRVGIMGTISRAVTQKMGISPDFEFATPYATVAAAKKGLNVLVLAVGNMTKSITRELDEEGIQYTVEDFKK from the coding sequence AACAGATTCATCTAAGACAAAAGGATATAGCTGAAAAACTTGGAATAACCATACAAGCTGTTTCTGAAAATATTAAAAGCTTGACTGACGATGGTTTTGTAGAGATAAGGGAAGGGACTGCAAGATACCACATTACAAAAAAGGGAATTGAAAAACTAAAAAAGGAAGCTGTTGACCTCAGGAAGTATGCTGATGAAGTGGTAGAAACTATGAATACCTATAAGTCAATATGGCCAGCAATAGCAAAAGAAGAGCTGAAATCTGGTCAGAATGTATGGCTTAAAATGGAAAATGGAATTTTATATGCCACAAATGAAAAAACGTCTGCTTCAGCAGAAGTGCTTAAAGACGCTTTAAAAGGAGAAGATGTGGCTTTAAGCAGATTAAATGGTATTATAGAGCTTAAAAATGGTACTGTAACTGTAATCAAACTTCCTACTATAATTCAGGGAGGGTCAAGGGCATCTGACATCCCTAAAATACAGAAAATCCACCAGAAAGGATTTGACAGGGTGGGTATAATGGGAACAATTTCAAGGGCAGTTACGCAAAAAATGGGAATTTCTCCAGATTTTGAGTTTGCAACTCCTTATGCCACTGTAGCTGCAGCAAAAAAAGGTTTAAACGTGCTTGTTTTGGCTGTGGGTAACATGACTAAAAGTATAACAAGGGAACTGGATGAGGAAGGTATTCAATATACTGTAGAAGATTTTAAAAAATGA